The following are encoded together in the Halomonas halophila genome:
- the adk gene encoding adenylate kinase: protein MRVILLGAPGAGKGTQAQFICERYGIPQISTGDMLRAAVKEGSELGLKVQEIMTTGGLVSDDIIIALVKERIAQPDCANGFLFDGFPRTIPQADAMKEAGVKLDHVLEIAVPDEEIVNRLAGRRVHPASGRVYHVDHNPPKEEGKDDVTGEALIQRDDDSEATVRNRLSVYHEQTAPLVDYYQQWAQQEPDAAPAYHKVEGVGSVDDITGQVIAALES, encoded by the coding sequence ATGCGAGTGATCCTGTTGGGCGCGCCGGGCGCCGGCAAGGGAACCCAGGCCCAGTTCATCTGCGAGCGCTACGGCATTCCGCAGATTTCCACCGGTGACATGCTGCGTGCCGCCGTCAAGGAAGGCAGCGAGCTGGGCCTCAAGGTCCAGGAGATCATGACCACCGGCGGCCTGGTATCCGATGACATCATCATCGCCCTGGTCAAGGAGCGCATCGCCCAGCCGGACTGCGCCAACGGCTTCCTGTTCGACGGCTTCCCGCGCACCATTCCCCAGGCCGACGCCATGAAGGAAGCGGGCGTGAAGCTCGATCACGTGCTCGAGATCGCCGTGCCCGACGAGGAAATCGTCAACCGCCTGGCCGGCCGTCGCGTGCACCCGGCCTCCGGCCGCGTCTACCACGTCGACCACAATCCGCCGAAGGAAGAGGGCAAGGACGACGTCACCGGCGAGGCGCTGATCCAGCGCGACGACGACAGCGAAGCCACCGTGCGCAATCGCCTGTCCGTCTATCACGAGCAGACCGCACCGCTGGTCGACTACTACCAGCAGTGGGCGCAGCAGGAACCCGATGCCGCGCCGGCCTACCACAAGGTGGAAGGCGTGGGCAGCGTCGACGACATCACCGGGCAGGTGATCGCCGCCCTCGAGAGCTGA